A stretch of the Portunus trituberculatus isolate SZX2019 chromosome 11, ASM1759143v1, whole genome shotgun sequence genome encodes the following:
- the LOC123502519 gene encoding uncharacterized protein LOC123502519 has protein sequence MEATLRQRYAALKVILCITKLRRAKQAKKRAWMRSWLARRESESVYHRLLKELSLENHETLKNWTRLDKDQYHRLLELVTPLMAKSDTKMRKAVTAGERLTLTLRYLATGESQVSLAYQFRISHNLISSIIPSVCRAIYQVLQPQYLHLPRNQSEWQHVASQYYARWNFPMCIGALDGKRVLISKPSRSGSEYYDYKGHFSLIMMALVDAD, from the exons atggaggccacgctgcggcaaagatatGCTGCTCTGAaagtaatactgtgtattacgaaacttagacgagctaaacaagccaaaaagcgcgcatggatgcgttcatggttagcTCGTCGggaaagtgaaagtgtgtaccaCAGGCTGTTGAAAGAGCTGAGTTTAGAGAATCACGAGACTCTGAAGAACTGGACCAGGCTGGACAAGGACCAGTACCACAGACTTCTTGAGTTAGTAACACCTCTCATGGCCAAAAGTGACACTAAGATGAGGAAAGCTGTCACTGCAGGAGAGCGTTTGACACTGACACTTCGTTACTTAGCCACAG GGGAATCTCAAGTTTCACTCGCCTACCAGTTTCGCATCAGCCACAACCTCATCTCTTCAATAATACCTTCAGTATGTAGAGCCATCTACCAAGTTCTGCAGCCACAGTACCTTCATCTACCGAGAAACCAAAGTGAGTGGCAGCATGTTGCAAGCCAGTACTATGCAAGGTGGAATTTTCCTATGTGCATTGGGGCTCTAGATGGCAAGAGGGTACTAATTTCTAAGCCATCACGTTCTGGGTCTGAATATTATGACTACAAGGGTCATTTTAGTCTCATCATGATGGCACTTGTAGATGCAGACTAG
- the LOC123502378 gene encoding uncharacterized protein LOC123502378, which produces MEGKQHPRWTRLSEEFLVENIRSHKCLWDHTDNSYLKKTLKRAAYNTITCALRDSFPELTNITAEQVRSKYNNLRAYFMKVYRKVQATPSGSAGHYTSKWELFDVLSFLKDTLNNYTTKASDSFTAEASAAVDTFSIVIHEDGIQEASIASPSSSSTPSPLYSYTSSPSPCTTSLPSPLCEGNTAEVEAPSPVAGSALLSTGMTPVHSSGTTSSSKRKRRHDISHIEEECREALQNLNEANKEKDDFSFSFGRMVTHWMRDLPSAERMSAAFQLLGVMKNYNSRQNI; this is translated from the exons atggagggaaaacagCATCCAAGGTGGACACGTCTTTCAGAGGAGTTCCTTGTGGAGAACATAAGGAGCCATAAGTGCCTGTGGGACCACACGGACAACTCGTACCTGAAGAAAACCCTGAAAAGAGCGGCATACAATACTATCACGTGTGCCCTCCGAGACAGCTTCCCAGAACTTACCAACATTACAGCAG aacaaGTGAGATCGAAGTATAACAACCTTCGGGCTTACTTCATGAAGGTGTACCGCAAGGTACAAGCAACCCCAAGTGGTTCAGCTGGCCACTATACATCAAAGTGGGAGTTATTTGATGTTCTGTCCTTTCTGAAGGACACATTAAATAACTATACCACAAAGGCCAGTGATTCCTTCACAGCTGAG GCAAGTGCGGCAGTGGACACCTTCTCCATCGTCATTCATGAAGATGGGATACAGGAGGCGTCCATTGCATCCCCTAGCAGCTCCTCAACTCCTTCACCTTTATATTCTTACACCTCATCGCCATCTCCCTGTACTACTTCATTACCTTCACCGTTGTGTGAAGGTAATACAGCTGAAGTAGAGGCACCTTCACCAGTGGCAGGCAGTGCATTGCTGTCAACAGGAATGACACCTGTTCACTCTTCTGGCACTACCTCATCAAGCAAACGCAAGAGGAGACATGACATAAGCCACATTGAGGAAGAGTGCAGAGAAGCCCTACAAAACCTAAATgaggcaaataaagaaaaagatgatttcAGTTTCAGTTTTGGCAGGATGGTGACACACTGGATGCGTGACCTGCCCTCTGCTGAAAGGATGTCAGCAGCCTTTCAGCTATTGGGAGTGATGAAAAATTATAATTCAAGGCAAAATATATAA